Proteins encoded in a region of the Benincasa hispida cultivar B227 chromosome 2, ASM972705v1, whole genome shotgun sequence genome:
- the LOC120070709 gene encoding ubiquinone biosynthesis protein COQ9-B, mitochondrial produces the protein MYRTAAKRLIVGVTSGRNGIQRLRLPSPSTFLDHSSFSTATNSQEFPNSQIPNQHHIRQETPTYSDSASSSTSSWSTSTSGEETRSHQNRRPRVEYQEEQARVLQAALSHVVKLGWTEAAMIAGARDLSMSPSIVGSFARKEAELVEFFMDDCLQRLIDLIEADEGLKNLILRERIYKLVRARLEMQAPFISKWAQALSIQAQPANLATSFKQRATLVDEIWHASGSDTSDVDWYVKRTILGGIYSATEIYMLTDSSPDFQDSWTFLDNRLKDAFDIKKTVQEAKYLAEAVGAGMGNTFQGFVGKFFQR, from the exons ATGTATCGAACGGCGGCGAAGCGTCTGATCGTCGGCGTGACCTCCGGTAGAAATGGCATTCAACGTCTCAGGTTGCCATCACCTTCCACCTTCCTCGACCATTCTTCCTTCTCCACAGCTACCAATTCACAAGAATTTCCTAATTCTCAAATCCCCAATCAACACCATATTCGTCAAGAAACTCCTACCTATTCTGATTCTGCAtcttcttcaacttcttcttGGTCCACATCAACTTCCGGCGAAGAAACCCGAAGCCATCAGAATCGGCGGCCGAGAGTTGAGTATCAAGAGGAGCAGGCTCGTGTCCTCCAGGCTGCTCTTTCTCATGTG GTGAAGCTAGGATGGACTGAGGCCGCAATGATTGCTGGTGCAAGGGATCTTAGCATGTCACCTTCCATTGTTGGATCATTTGCCAGGAAGGAAGCTGAATTAGTTGAG TTTTTCATGGATGATTGCTTACAGCGGCTCATCGATCTAATCGAGGCAGACGAAGGCCTTAAGAATTTGATACTTCGTGAGCGTATTTACAAGCTTGTTAGGGCTCGTCTAGAAATGCAAGCTCCCTTCATATCAAAATGGGCTCAGGCGCTCAGTATCCAG GCACAACCAGCAAATCTAGCAACTAGCTTTAAACAACGGGCGACGCTTGTTGATGAGATATGGCATGCTTCTGGCAGTGATACCTCTGACGTTGATTGGTACGTCAAGCGCACTATTTTGGGAGGAATATACTCAGCTACTGAGATATACATGCTAACTGATAGTTCTCCAG ATTTTCAGGATTCATGGACTTTCTTGGACAATCGTTTGAAAGATGCTTTTGATATAAAGAAAACCGTCCAAGAG GCAAAGTATCTGGCAGAAGCTGTAGGTGCTGGAATGGGGAACACCTTTCAGGGATTTGTTGGAAAATTTTTCCAGAGATAG